The region TCGGTGGTGATGCCCACGCACCGACCGGTGGCGATCACCGACAGCCAGTCCTCGACGTCCTGGGTGTGCTCCAACTCGGGCCTGCTGCCCGGCGGCCACAGGTCTGTGGTGGTGGTGCCCGTGCGGCGGTCGATGACCAGCGTGCGGTCGCTGAACTCGGCCAGCCGGATCGAGCGCCTGCGGGCCCACGGGTCGTCGGCGGCCATCGCGCAGAACCGCCGCTCCAGGCCCACGACCACGCTTTCGAAGCGCCGCTCGTCGGGCGGGGTGCGCACCACGGCGATGTCGCAGGCCCCCTCGGCCAGGCCGCCGGTGGCCGAGTTGGTGCGCACCAGCCGCAGCTCCACGTCCGGGCACTGCTGGGCCCACCGGCGCTGGAACTCCACGGTGTGACGGCCCATCGCCGACCAGGCGTGCCCGATGCGCAGGCGCGCGTGCCCGCTGGCGGCCTCACGCACCAGGTCGTCGACCTCGGCCAGCAGCCGCCGCGCCCGCGCCAGCACCTGCGTCCCCGCAGCGGTGGGCACGACCTCCCGGCTGGTGCGGCGCAGCAGCCGGACCCCCAGCGCCGACTCCAGCGAGGCCAGCGTCCGCGACACCGCGGCCTGCGAGACCCCCAGCTCGATGGCGGCGTCGGTGAACGTGCCGGTGTCGACGATGGCGACCAGGCACCTCAGCTGCCGCAACTCCAGATCCATGACCCCAGCGTATAGATGGCGCGCTTTATGCATTTTGCGGATGCGTCGGCAGACCGCATGCTCGCAGACATGCAGCACACCCAGTGCGAGCCCCACACCCCGCACACACGCCGCGACACCGCCCGCTCCGCCGGTGTCGCGCTGATGTTGGCCAGCGGATCGTGCAACCAACTCGGCGCCGCCGTAGGAGCCCTGGCATTCCCCGTGCTCGGCCCCACCGGAGTGGTCGCCGTGCGCCAATGGATCGCCGGCGCCGTGCTGCTGGCCGTCGGACGCCCCCGCCTGCGCTCGTTCACCGGCCGCCAGTGGCGCCCCGTGCTGCTGCTGGCCGCGGCGTTCGCCACCATGAACCTCTCGCTCTACAGCGCCGTGGACCGCATCGGGCTCGGCCTGGCCGTCACCCTGGAGTTCCTCGGACCGCTGGCGGTGGCCCTGCTCTCCTCACGCCGCGCACCGGACCTCGTCTGCGGCGCGGTGGCCGCCGTCGGCGTGCTCGCCCTGACCCGCCCGCAACCCAGCACCGACTACGCGGGCATCGCGCTGGCCCTGCTCGCCGCGACCTGCTGGGCCTGCTACATCCTGCTCAACCGCACCGTCGGACACCGCCTGCCCGGCGCCGAGGGCTCCGCCGCGGCCGCCGGGGTCTCCGCACTGCTCTACCTGCCGGTCGGCATCACCCTGCTGGTCGTGCACCCGCCGACACTGGCCGCACTGGCCTGCGCGGCCACCGCAGGCATGCTGTCCTCGGCGGTACCGATGCTGACCGACATGCTCGCACTGCGCCGCGTCCCGGCGCACTTCTTCGGGATCTTCATGAGCGTCAACCCCGTGCTGGCCGCCGGCGCCGGCCTGCTGGTGCTCGGGCAGTCGCTGCAGTGGAGCCAGTGGCTGGGCATCGCCGCCATCGTCACCGCCAACACCGCCAGCGTGCTGCTCTCACGCCCGCGCACCACCCAGACCGCGGTCCAACGCGGCAGCGCAGAAGGAACTACTGCCCCGACATGTCCATGTGGACCACTTCCCACTGGTGACCGTCGAGATCGCGAAAACTCCGCGAGTACATGAACCCCTCGTCCATGACCTCACCCGCGGCCTGCCCACCGGCGGCCAGCGCCTTGTCGACCAACTCGTCCACCTCGCTCCTGCCACCGGCAGAGATCGCCATGATCACCTCGCTGCTCGCGGCGGTGTCGGCGATCTCACGCTTGCTGAAGGACTTGAAGAACTCCTCCACCAGCAGCATCACGAACGCCTCATCGCTGACGACCATGCACGTGGCGTTCTCGTCGGTGAAGTCCGGGTTGAACTCGAACCCCAGAGCGCTGAAGAACTCGATGGACTTGCGCAGGTCGCGCACCGGCAGGTTCACGAAAATCCGTCTGACCATGCGGCGAAGCTAGCAGCGCCCACCGACACCGGCAGCGCGGCGAAACCCAGCGCACAGCGCCGCGCAGGCGCGAGCACCCGGGGGAGCAGCACCCGGAGGCCGCGCAGCGATATCGTGGCCATGCCCGACACCAAACCGACCGAGGAGGTGAGACCCATCCCCGCACGTCCCGGCTGGGTGCTCACCACCCGCGGCCCCGCGACACGCTGACGCGGCCACCCGCAGAGCGCCCACATCGGCCATCCCGAAAGGCGCCCATGTCAGCATCCCCGCACGCCCGCACCCGCTCCGCCCTCATCACCCGGCTCCGCCACGCCGGCTGCGTCTTCGCCGAGGACGAGGCGGACCTGCTGCTGGCCACCGCACCCACCGCCGCCGACCTCGACGAGATGGTCGCCCGCCGCGCCGCCGGCCTCCCACTCGAACACGTCCTCGGCTGGGCCGAGTTCTGCCACCAGCGCATCGCCGTCGACCCCGGCGTGTTCGTACCCCGCCGCCGCACCCAGCACCTGGCCCGCCAAGCCGCCGACCTCACCCGCCCACACGCCGTCGTGGTCGACCTGTGCTGCGGCACCGGCGCGGTCGGCGCCGCACTGGCCGCGGCCCACCCCGGCACCGAACTGCACGCCGCCGACATCGACCCCGCCGCCGTCCGCTGCGCCCGCCGCAACCTCGAACCCGCCGGCGGACAGGTCCACCACGGCGACCTCTACGAACCCCTGCCCACCGCACTGCGCGGCCGCATCGACATCCTCGTCGCCAACACGCCCTACGTGCCCACCGACGCACTCGACCTGCTGCCACCCGAAGCACGCATCCACGAACCCCGCCACGCCCTCGACGGCGGCGGCGACGGCCTCGACGTCCAACGACGCGTCACCGCCCAGGCACCCGCCTGGCTGGCGCCCGGCGGGCACCTGCTCATCGAAACCAGCACCGAGCAGGCACCCGAAGCCGCCGCCACCTTCGCCCGCCACGGCCTCACACCGGACATCAGCCACTGCGACGAGCTGCACGCCACCGTCGTCATCGGCACCAAACCCGGCTCACCCGGCCGCGCCGGCCGACCTCACGCGGGCTGATACGTCAGGCAGTCCACCGTGTTCTCGTGGAAACCCACGCTGATGCCCGGAGCCTGGCACTCCAGATCCACGTTGTGCTGGCAGTCGCCCATGTGGCACGCACCGACGTGCCCCGTCGCCGACGCATCACCCCCGCGCACCGAAGCGGTGGTGAACGTGTCGCACTGGGGATGCGTCGGCTCGCCGACCGTGATCGCCAGCGCGTGACACGTGTGCTCCTGGTTGTACGCGCACGAGTCAGCCGTGCACTTGTTCACGATCGGCATGTCCATGGTGTCCTCCTGCAATCAGCTCGGTACTGGTCCCACCCTCACCAGCCCCGGAACCGACGACACGGCGGAACCCGCACTTCCACCCGATGGTGTCACCCACTACCGGGCGGACCCGCCCACCAGCTCCGCGACCCGCCCCAGCAACGCACCCAGCGACTCCGGCCCGGCCACCGCGTAGTGCGCCCACGTCGGCCGGTCACCGTGCTCACCGCTGCGCACCACCACACCCACACCACCGTCGCGGACGACCCGCAGCGCGTCCTCGTCGGTGAAGTCATCACCCACGAACACCGGCACGAACCCCTCAGCACCCACCGCGCCCAACTCCTCGAGCAACCAACTCAACGCACGGCCCTTGTGCCAATCCACATCCGGCAACAACTCCGCCACGAGCCGCCCGTGCTTCATCTTCAAATGCGCCAGGTCATCACCGATCCCGCGCACCACCGACACCACGTGATCGGCCATCCCCGCCTCGACCATCCGGTAGTGCACCGCCAACCCGAACCGCTTGCGATCGACCAGCACACCCGGCACACCCGCCAGGCTCTCCGACACCCGCCGCTGCGCCTCGTCCAGATCACCCAACGCCGCCTCACCCGCGGGATGCGCGAAAACCTGCTCCGCCGGCCCAGCGATCTCGAAACCGTGACTCCCCGCGTACCACAGCTCACCGATGCCGACCCGGCCGCGGACATCATCGAGATCCCGCCCGCTCAGCACACCGGCAGGGCAGTGGCGGGCCAGCTCCTCCAGGACCTCCCGCGTGCGCACCGGCAACGCCACCTCACCCGGAACATCGCCGATCGGGGCGAGCGTGCCGTCGAAGTCGCACAACAACACCACCCGCCCCCGCCGCAACCGAGCCGCGAACTCATCCCACCGCTCCAGCGCATCGGGCACCTCCGACATCGGCCGCGCCCCCGGCTGCACCCCACCGACCGAGATCTCCCGCAACGCCCCCACCACCACATCAGCACCGGCACGCCACAACCGATCCTGCTCACCACCGACCCCGACGACAAGCCCGAAACCACCAGCCCGAACAGCCTCGACAGCAGCGGGAACGCCCGCCACCACCACGGCCTCCACCGCAGAGACCCCAAGCCGGCGAGCGGCCTCGACCCACGGCCCCGGATCAGGCCCGGCACCCGACGCGTCGAGCGCCCCCGTGGTGCCCGAGCGTTCCAGCACAGGGGAGTCGCGAACCGCCGACACCACGGCAATGCGCACGTCGCAGCGGCGCAGCGCCTCGATCAGATCGGCCCCACCCTCACCAGCCCGGCCCCGGCCGCCCACGAGTCCACCGTCCACCAGCACCGCGCGATGCCGCCGCGGATCGACATCGGCCCTGGCCATGATCCCTCCACCGAGAGGACACCCGACAGGCATACCCGCAGGCGCCGGAGCAGCACATCGGGCAGGGGAGCGGCCCGGTCACGCCCCCACGTAAGCCGCGAGGTGCTCACCGGTCAGCGTGGAACGCGCCGCGACGAGGTCGGCCGGCGTGCCCTCGAAAACGACCCGCCCACCGTCATGACCAGCACCCGGCCCGAGATCGATGATCCAGTCCGCGTGCGCCATGACCGCCTGGTGGTGCTCGATCACGATCACCGACTTACCCGAGTCCACCAACCGGTCCAACAGCCCGAGCAACTGCTCCACGTCGGCCAGGTGCAGCCCGGTCGTCGGCTCGTCCAGCACGTACACCCCACCCTTCTCACCCATGTGCGTCGCCAGCTTCAGCCGCTGCCGCTCACCACCGGACAACGTCGTGAGCGGCTGACCAAGACTGAGATAACCCAACCCGACATCAGCCAGCCGCCCCAGGATGCGATGCGCCGCCGGCGTGCGCGCCTCACCACCGCCGAAGAACTTCACCGCCTCGTCCACCGACATCGCAAGCACCTCGCTGATGTCGCGACCACCCAGGCGGTGCTCCAGCACCGACGCCTGGAACCGCTTGCCCTCGCACTCCTCGCACGTGGTGGACACACCGGCCATCATCCCCAGATCGGTGTAGATCACACCCGCACCGTTGCAGTTCGGACAGGCACCCTCCGAGTTGGCGCTGAACAACCCCGGCTTCACACCGTTGACCTTCGCGAACGCCTTGCGGATCGGGTCCAGCAGCCCCGTGTAGGTCGCCGGATTGCTCCGCCGCGACCCGCGGATCGCCGTCTGGTCGATCGACACCACACCCTCACCGGCCGCCCCCGACTGCCGGCACAGCGACCCCTGCACCAGCGAACTCTTCCCGGACCCGGCAACACCGGTGACCACCACAAGCACCCCGAGCGGAACGTCGACATCGACATCCCGCAGGTTGTGCGTCGACGCACCACGGATCTCCAACGCCCCAGCAGGCCTGCGCACCGCCTCCTTGAGAACCGCCCGATCATCGAGATGACGCCCGGTGACGGTCCCACTGGCCCGCAACCCCTCGACAGTCCCCTCGAAGCACACAGCACCCCCCGCCGCACCGGCACCAGGACCGAGATCGACCACGTGGTCGGCGATCTCGATCGTCTCCGGCTCGTGCTCCACCACCAGCACCGTGTTGCCCTTGTCCCGCAACCGCAGCAACAGATCGTTCATCCGCCGGATGTCATGCGGGTGCAGACCCGTGGTCGGCTCATCGAACACGTAAGTGGTGTCGGTCAGCGACGAACCGAGGTGCCGGATCATCTTGGTGCGCTGCGCCTCACCACCCGACAACGTCCCCACCGGCCGGTCAAGGCTCAGATACCCCAACCCGATCTCCACGAACGAGTCGAGCGTGTGCCCCAACGCCGCCAGCAGCGGCGCGACCGACGGCTCCTCCAACCCCCGCACCCACTCCGCCAGGTCGTTGATCTGCATCGCGCACAGATCGGCGATGTTCACCCCGCCGATCTTCGACGACCTGGCCGCCTCGCTGAGCCGGGTACCACCGCAGTCCGGGCACTCGGCGAAGGTGACCGCCCGCTCCACGAACGCCCGGATGTGCGGCTGCATCGCCTCCTTGTCCTTGGACAGGAACGACTTCTGGATCTTGGGAATCAGCCCCTCGAAGGTCAGGTTCACCCCCTCCACCTTCACCTTCGTCGGCTCCCGGTACAGGAAGTCCCGCATCTCCTTCTTCGTGAACTCACGAATCGGCTTGTCCGGATCCAGCAACCCCGACTCGGCGTACACCCGCACGGTCCAGAAGCTGTCCGACTTCCACCCCGGAATCGTGAAAGCACCCTCCGCCAACGACTTGGAATCGTCGTAGAGCTGAGTCAGATCGATGTCGGAAACCGAACCCCGGCCCTCGCACCGCGGACACATGCCGCCGGTGAGGGAGAACGTCTGCTTCACGGTCCTTCCCGCACCCCGCTCGACCGTGATCGCACCACTGGCCCGAACCGACGGAACGTTGAACGAGAACGCGTTCGGCGAACCGACGTGCGGCTGCCCGAGCCTGCTGAACAGGATGCGCAGCATGGCGTTGGCGTCGGTCGCCGTACCGACCGTGGAACGCGGATCCGACCCCATCCGCTGCTGATCCACGATGATCGCCGTCGTCAATCCCTCCAGCACGTCGACCTCGGGCCGCGCCAGCGTCGGCATGAACCCCTGCAGGAACGCGCTGTAGGTTTCGTTGATCAGCCGCTGCGACTCCGCGGCGATCGTGTCGAACACCAACGAGCTCTTGCCCGAACCCGAAACACCGGTGAACACCGTCAGCCGGCGCTTCGGAAGCTCGACGCTGACGTCCTTCAGGTTGTTCTCACGAGCGCCCCGAACGCTGATCAGATCGTGGCTGTCAGCAGCGTGCAGCACAGGCGACCCCTCGTCGGTCCTCACGGCCTTGCTCATCGTCTCTCCATCTTGTGAAGCGAGGCCACCCTCGTGGGCCCGCCTGCATCGCCCGGCCCGATCCGACCAGAATCGAGCAGTATGTCCGGTTCTCCCCGCGATCCGGCAGCTCGACTCAGCGCAGCTCCTGGATCCGCAGCAGGTTGCCCGCGGGATCGCGGACGGCGCAGTCACGCACACCGTACGGCTGCTCGGCAGGCTCCTGGACGACCTCGGCATTGCCGCCTTGAACTCGTTCGAACGTGCCGTCGAGATCCTTGGTCGCCAGCAGGAGGCCCGCGTAAGTCCCCTTCGCCATCATCTCGACGATCGTGCGCCGCTCATCCTCGGTGATGCCGGGATCGACCGCCGGCGGGTGCAGGACGATCGACGTGCCCGGCTGCCCCGGCGGACCGACCGTGATCCAGTGCATCCCGCCGTACTCGACGTGCTTGCGCACCTCGAAACCGAGGATGTCGCGGTAGAAGGCCAGAGCAGCGTCCGCGTCGTCGTGGGGGAGGAAGCTCGCGTGAATGGTGATGTCCATGACGGACACACTAAGCGCGCCCCGCTGACCGGGCTTCTCGATTCCTGACCGGTCTGGTCACCTGCTTCGACATGCACGACGGCATCCCCACCGTCGCACCCACCGCGTCACGCCGATAGACACTCGGCGGCACACCGACCAGCTCGGTGAAACGACTGCTGAAGGTACCCAGCGACGCGCAACCGACCGCGAAGCAGATCTCGGTGACGCTGAGGTCGCCACGCCGCAGCAGCGCCATCGCACGCTCGATGCGCCGCGTCATCAGATACGAATACGGCGACTCTCCGTAAGCGAGCCGGAACTGCCGGCTCAGATGTCCCGCCGACATGTTCACGCCGCGGGCGAGCGCCTCGACATCCAGCGGCTGCGCGTACTCCCGGTCGATCCGGTCCCGCACCCGGCGCAACCGCGCCAGGTCGCTCAGACGCTGGTCGGCGGCGGCTCTGCTGGTCACAGCGGGATCGTGCCACATATTCGGTCTCATGTACTCATGTGCCGAACCAGCGGGAGAGTGGCCTCGCCGCGCAGCCGCGGCGGTGTCAGCGGGTTCACCTCGGGACAGGGGAGACCGGCCGGCTCACGGACCCGGCTGCGCGGACCGTCGGAGCCCACCAGGTACCGGGGAGATCACCCGCAAATGCCCATCCGGGCCGCGTCGCAGCCAATCGGGCCGCTGAGCGCACGCGCTGCCAACGCCATCGGGCTTGGTCAGGGTCCGCTGCGACAGAGGCACCGCATGGCAAGAGCCGAGGGAGTGGGGCGCAACGAGTTACTTAACATAATGTACATTATCGGCACTTTGGCGAGCTGCTGAAACGCCCCGGAGAGCGGTCGTCGTCGTTGTCGTCACTCGCGATGTCCGTATCGGCCTACGCGTGTGCCGCCTGTCGAACGCCGTCGCGGCGGCAGGCGCACCTCGCGGTCGGCGCGCTCAGCGATCGTCGGCGGACCGTCAGGTGTCGTGATCCGAGTGCCGGCGCTGAGCAGCCGGGCCCGTCGTCAGGCCGCGACAGCGCAGCTTCGGGACCCGGCCGGCCCGCCGGTCTCCCTGCGCAGGCTGGACGGGCTCCGCCGGACATTAACGTCACAGTGACGTATTGGAGCAGGGATACCGGGCAGGTTTCCTTGGTGCGCAGAAGCTTCGACGCCACACGGCACCTCGAAGTTGATGTCGATCCCTGCCTGGGCGAAGCGCTCGTTCCCGGCGGCGTCCAGCCTCGGACGATGCCGCGCGGTCAACGACGATCCCAAGACGGCGCACCAGTACGCGTCGCATGGGCCGCACCGAGCCCGGCGGCAAGAGCGGCGATTCGGCTCCATCCCCCGGGCGGGGTCGCTACACTTCTCGGAGCCCTTTCTCCATTTGATGGATAATGAAGATTATCCATCAAACACCGTCTGCGAGGACGACCGAGGACGACGTCGATCCGCACGTGCACTCGACTCGCACTTTGGCTCAGCTCGCCGTCTCCGACCGCGCGGTGCCGCTCTCTTCTCCATCGCGCGCTCCATGCGCCCTCCTGCCTCACCCATGCGGCGTGCTCGTACAAACCCATGCCACACTCCCCTGGCCGGTCGGCTTCTCCCCGCCGCTGACCGGTTTGCACCGGTTGGGCTGAGCACCAATGCTGGTGTCGGCAGTCCGACGTGCGTTTACGGCCGTCATCTGCAAGCTCGACGTGTTGCGGCACCAGAGGTTCCTGCAGCCGCTGCCGTTCGGGTCGGCCCAGACCGACCGAACTGTGGAACATCCGAAGGCGCGGTGGTTCGGCCCGCTGCGGGTTTCTGAATGCGCGGTGCCGGGTAGTCGGCGGGCGGTTGCCCGCACCAGTCCCCCACGTCTGACGGGAGATCGCAGGTGAAGCTCGCGCGTCTGGTCCGACGTGGTGTGCCTGGCGTTGCCGTTGATGGATGGCAGCCGCAGCCGGCTCCTGCGGATCATCCGTGGCGTTCGATGCCGAGGCATGCGATGACGATCAATTGTTCGGGGATGACGGTGGGGGCGCAGCGGCGGATTGCGACGGGGATCAGGGAGGTGTCGGAGTCGTGCCTGCCGGGTGAGCCGCTGCCGAGTGATACGTGCTGGTGGACGGTTCCGGGAGTTGACCTGGGTCTGCTTCGCCGGGCGTTGTCGGGTGTCATGCAATGCGATGAGGAGGTTCGGTGATGGCCAAGCCGCCTGTGCCCGAGGAAGTGGGCCGGTTGCTGGAGAAGGCGAATCCGGCGACGATCGCGACCGTGCGGCCTGACGGGCAGCCGGTGTCGGTGGCGACGTGGTACCTGTGGGAGAACGGCCGGGTGCTGGTGAACATGGATGAGGGGCGCAAGCGGCTGGAGTACTTGCGGCAGGAGCCCCGGGTCACCTTGACGGTGCTCGATTCCGATGACTGGCACACCCATGTGAGCCTGCAGGGCCGGGTGGTGGAGATGGTGGACGATCCCGAGCTGGTCGATATCGACCGGTTGGCTCAGCGCTACTTCGGCAAGCCCTATCCCGTGCGTGATCGCAAGCGTGTCAGCGCGTGGATCGAGGTGGAGCGCTGGCACGGGTGGGGTGCGATGGAGAACAAGGACGTCACCCACCACTGAGTGCCGCGTGGTGCGGGGGTTGGGTGATGGCGAGGGTTCGGGCTGCTCTGGTGACGCCGTTGTCGGGGCCGTTGGCCGGGTTCGGCCGGGCGACGGCGATGGCGTTGCGGGTCTGGGCTGAGCGGTTCTCCGGTGCCGACGGGGTGGAGCTGGAGGTCGTCGACGCGCATCCCGACGCGCGGATGGCGGTGCGGTCGGTTGAGCGGTCGCGGCCGGAGTTGTTGTTCGGGCCGTATGGCAGTGGTCCGGCGGCCGCGGTGGTGTCGGCGACGTCTCGTCTGGTGTGGAACCACGGTGGGGCTCGTCTGGAGCCGCGGGTGAACGTGGTCAACGTGCTTGCGCCCGCGGCGAGTTATTTCCAGGGTGCGTTGCGGGTGGTTCGGCGTGCCGATCGTGGTGCGCGGCGGGTGGCGTTGCTGCACGGTGCGACGGGTTTCGGTCGTGGTGTGGCGTTGGGGGCTGAGCGGGAGGCGGTGCGGCTGGGTTTCGTGGTCGAGCGTGCGGTGCTTCCCGCTGAACCGCCTGGTGGTGATGTGCTGCTGGTGGCCGGGCGGTTCGACGAGGAGGTGGCTGTCGCCCGGGGGTTGGCTCGGGGTGGGTGGTCTGCGGTGGGTTTCGTCGGTGCGGGGGTCGAGGAGGTGCTGGCGAAGCTGGGGGCTCGCCGCGAGGGGTTGCTCGGTCCGGCGCAGTGGTTGCCCGCGGCGGCGCCCCGGCCGGATGAGGGACCGGGTGTGCGGGAGTTCGTCGCCGCTTATGGCGGGTTGGCGGGTGGTGAGCCGCCCTACCCCGCTGCTCAGGCGTTCGCGGCGGGTGTGGTGGCGTTGCGTTGCCTGCGTGATGCGGGTGGTGCTGACGACGCGGCGTTGGCCGGGGCTGCGCGAGCGTTGGACTGCACGACGCTGTTCGGGCGTTTTCGGTTGTCTCCGGAGTCGGGGCGGCAGATCGGGCACCAGGTGCTGACGGTGCAGTGGCAGGACGGTGTGCGGGTGGTGGTCTGGCCGCCGGAGCAGGCGGATGCGGGGTTGCGTTATCCGTTGGCGGGTTGACCGGTCCTGTGGTGGTCGTCGGGTGTGGTGGTGTCGGTGGTCTCCAGCGTCTCCCCCAGTCGGTCGGCGAAGGGCACGGGGTGTTCGGCAATGCCGATGTGTCCGCCCGGGAACTCGACGGGTTCGGTGCCGAGGTGGTGTGCGAGGGATGCGGCGGTGTGGTGCGGGAGCTCGTTGCGGGAGTCCTGTCCCACGGCGAGGACGAGTTGGTGGGCGCGGGATCGCAGGGTGGGCAGGTCTGGGGTGTAGGCGGTGAACTGGCACAGGATGTGTTCCAGGAACACCGGCAGGTTGGCGTGCATGCGGGCGAGCATGGCGTCGCGTTGGGCCGGTAGACCGGCGTCAGGCGGGATTTCCGGCTCGGCTTGCCCTTCCGGGGCGAGGCCGGCGGTGAGGGCGGCCATCGCCGCCGCGGTGCCCTGTTCGCGGTAGGTCTGGCGGACGTGGGCGAACATCGCTCGGTGCTGTGCGGCGTCGGGCAGGATCTCGACCGCGGGTGGTTCGTGGGCGATGACGGTGCCCAGCCGGTCGGGGTGCCGGGTGAGCAGGTCGAGCGCGACGAAGGCGCCGGAGCTGGTGCCGAAGACGTGTGCGGTCTGGCCGGGCGGGAGCAGCGCGTCGAGGAGGAGGTGGGCGTCGTCGCTGTGGGTCTGCACCCGCTGGTCGCCGACCGGGCCGTGGAGGGGGCTGCGGGAGAAGCCGCGTGGGTCGTAGGTGAGGACGGTGTAGCGGTCGGCCAGGTGGGTGGCGAGGCCGCCGAAGATGGCGGCGTCGGCGGATCCGCCGGGGATGAGCAGCAGCAGCGGGCCGGTTCCGCGGGTTTCGTGGTGCAGCGTGGCGCCGGGGACGGGCAGGGTGCCGGTCTTGACCGGGGTCATGGTGGGGGTCTCTCCGCTCCGGGTGTTGCTGGGTGGTGTTTGCGGAGACAACCTAAACCTAATGACATTAGGTTTTCAGCTGGTTTTTCCAGCTTGCGGAGTGTGGGCAGGTCAGGCCCTCTTGCGGGTCTTGTCCCGGCTGCCGGTCTTCTCCCGGTTGCTGCTGGAGCGGCGTCGCGACGCCGAGGCGGTGGTCTTGCGCCGGGAGGTGCGGG is a window of Saccharopolyspora erythraea NRRL 2338 DNA encoding:
- a CDS encoding ATP-binding cassette domain-containing protein gives rise to the protein MSKAVRTDEGSPVLHAADSHDLISVRGARENNLKDVSVELPKRRLTVFTGVSGSGKSSLVFDTIAAESQRLINETYSAFLQGFMPTLARPEVDVLEGLTTAIIVDQQRMGSDPRSTVGTATDANAMLRILFSRLGQPHVGSPNAFSFNVPSVRASGAITVERGAGRTVKQTFSLTGGMCPRCEGRGSVSDIDLTQLYDDSKSLAEGAFTIPGWKSDSFWTVRVYAESGLLDPDKPIREFTKKEMRDFLYREPTKVKVEGVNLTFEGLIPKIQKSFLSKDKEAMQPHIRAFVERAVTFAECPDCGGTRLSEAARSSKIGGVNIADLCAMQINDLAEWVRGLEEPSVAPLLAALGHTLDSFVEIGLGYLSLDRPVGTLSGGEAQRTKMIRHLGSSLTDTTYVFDEPTTGLHPHDIRRMNDLLLRLRDKGNTVLVVEHEPETIEIADHVVDLGPGAGAAGGAVCFEGTVEGLRASGTVTGRHLDDRAVLKEAVRRPAGALEIRGASTHNLRDVDVDVPLGVLVVVTGVAGSGKSSLVQGSLCRQSGAAGEGVVSIDQTAIRGSRRSNPATYTGLLDPIRKAFAKVNGVKPGLFSANSEGACPNCNGAGVIYTDLGMMAGVSTTCEECEGKRFQASVLEHRLGGRDISEVLAMSVDEAVKFFGGGEARTPAAHRILGRLADVGLGYLSLGQPLTTLSGGERQRLKLATHMGEKGGVYVLDEPTTGLHLADVEQLLGLLDRLVDSGKSVIVIEHHQAVMAHADWIIDLGPGAGHDGGRVVFEGTPADLVAARSTLTGEHLAAYVGA
- a CDS encoding EamA family transporter; the encoded protein is MQHTQCEPHTPHTRRDTARSAGVALMLASGSCNQLGAAVGALAFPVLGPTGVVAVRQWIAGAVLLAVGRPRLRSFTGRQWRPVLLLAAAFATMNLSLYSAVDRIGLGLAVTLEFLGPLAVALLSSRRAPDLVCGAVAAVGVLALTRPQPSTDYAGIALALLAATCWACYILLNRTVGHRLPGAEGSAAAAGVSALLYLPVGITLLVVHPPTLAALACAATAGMLSSAVPMLTDMLALRRVPAHFFGIFMSVNPVLAAGAGLLVLGQSLQWSQWLGIAAIVTANTASVLLSRPRTTQTAVQRGSAEGTTAPTCPCGPLPTGDRRDRENSAST
- a CDS encoding putative protein N(5)-glutamine methyltransferase; this translates as MSASPHARTRSALITRLRHAGCVFAEDEADLLLATAPTAADLDEMVARRAAGLPLEHVLGWAEFCHQRIAVDPGVFVPRRRTQHLARQAADLTRPHAVVVDLCCGTGAVGAALAAAHPGTELHAADIDPAAVRCARRNLEPAGGQVHHGDLYEPLPTALRGRIDILVANTPYVPTDALDLLPPEARIHEPRHALDGGGDGLDVQRRVTAQAPAWLAPGGHLLIETSTEQAPEAAATFARHGLTPDISHCDELHATVVIGTKPGSPGRAGRPHAG
- a CDS encoding DUF1540 domain-containing protein, producing the protein MDMPIVNKCTADSCAYNQEHTCHALAITVGEPTHPQCDTFTTASVRGGDASATGHVGACHMGDCQHNVDLECQAPGISVGFHENTVDCLTYQPA
- a CDS encoding LysR family transcriptional regulator, producing MDLELRQLRCLVAIVDTGTFTDAAIELGVSQAAVSRTLASLESALGVRLLRRTSREVVPTAAGTQVLARARRLLAEVDDLVREAASGHARLRIGHAWSAMGRHTVEFQRRWAQQCPDVELRLVRTNSATGGLAEGACDIAVVRTPPDERRFESVVVGLERRFCAMAADDPWARRRSIRLAEFSDRTLVIDRRTGTTTTDLWPPGSRPELEHTQDVEDWLSVIATGRCVGITTESTVTQYSRRGIVFRPLRDAARIPVRVIWWRDDRHPAATSAVALLSELYRERD
- a CDS encoding PPOX class F420-dependent oxidoreductase encodes the protein MAKPPVPEEVGRLLEKANPATIATVRPDGQPVSVATWYLWENGRVLVNMDEGRKRLEYLRQEPRVTLTVLDSDDWHTHVSLQGRVVEMVDDPELVDIDRLAQRYFGKPYPVRDRKRVSAWIEVERWHGWGAMENKDVTHH
- the otsB gene encoding trehalose-phosphatase, with amino-acid sequence MARADVDPRRHRAVLVDGGLVGGRGRAGEGGADLIEALRRCDVRIAVVSAVRDSPVLERSGTTGALDASGAGPDPGPWVEAARRLGVSAVEAVVVAGVPAAVEAVRAGGFGLVVGVGGEQDRLWRAGADVVVGALREISVGGVQPGARPMSEVPDALERWDEFAARLRRGRVVLLCDFDGTLAPIGDVPGEVALPVRTREVLEELARHCPAGVLSGRDLDDVRGRVGIGELWYAGSHGFEIAGPAEQVFAHPAGEAALGDLDEAQRRVSESLAGVPGVLVDRKRFGLAVHYRMVEAGMADHVVSVVRGIGDDLAHLKMKHGRLVAELLPDVDWHKGRALSWLLEELGAVGAEGFVPVFVGDDFTDEDALRVVRDGGVGVVVRSGEHGDRPTWAHYAVAGPESLGALLGRVAELVGGSAR
- a CDS encoding VOC family protein; the protein is MDITIHASFLPHDDADAALAFYRDILGFEVRKHVEYGGMHWITVGPPGQPGTSIVLHPPAVDPGITEDERRTIVEMMAKGTYAGLLLATKDLDGTFERVQGGNAEVVQEPAEQPYGVRDCAVRDPAGNLLRIQELR
- a CDS encoding VOC family protein, translating into MVRRIFVNLPVRDLRKSIEFFSALGFEFNPDFTDENATCMVVSDEAFVMLLVEEFFKSFSKREIADTAASSEVIMAISAGGRSEVDELVDKALAAGGQAAGEVMDEGFMYSRSFRDLDGHQWEVVHMDMSGQ
- a CDS encoding helix-turn-helix transcriptional regulator translates to MWHDPAVTSRAAADQRLSDLARLRRVRDRIDREYAQPLDVEALARGVNMSAGHLSRQFRLAYGESPYSYLMTRRIERAMALLRRGDLSVTEICFAVGCASLGTFSSRFTELVGVPPSVYRRDAVGATVGMPSCMSKQVTRPVRNREARSAGRA